One genomic region from Ornithinimicrobium flavum encodes:
- a CDS encoding M36 family metallopeptidase, producing the protein MTRDGVVLHAAESLVANLREAGGDVVLDAPDALGAAAEELDLAPRSARVKSRAGGAEQETVLSAAGVSEQDVPARLVWQPTEDGLRLAWEVVIDEEGAAHLWQVTVDAQTGETLEVQDWTDHDHAGHLQGLARDPMAFAHTASVQLPTGVADPDEYSTPTPVQDGSSYRVFAFPKESPNDGDRSVVSNPADAVGSPFGWHDTDGQPGAEHTTTRGNNAHAYTDRDNNGVPDPGSDPDGGASLNFDFPLDLDEHALNHADAAVTNLFYANNVIHDVLHRYGFDEAAGNFQVTNYTDEGVGGDDVRAEAMDGGGVNNANFSTPARDGGRPRMQMYLWPGAQFGMPNGVTVGTGEDATTYDANFAFFTPAPTNAGLPGEPVVVEDSCSAFEAPGAIVVTARTSSCAPATQVANAEAGGALAVVISHNQPTNPDSPAPPRLTGSMDPAVGIPAVSITQEDGVALREQIADGASAASVHKISTHPGIRDGDYENGIIIHEYGHGVSNRLTGGPNINCLSGQEQMGEGWSDYLAITMLMDPAVDRPEQARGMGPYALFQDDRSGNGIRPRPYSRNMEIQPFTYDRIRTGGWLEGATLAAPHGVGHAWAATLWDLNWDLVDKHGFSPNLYTEWDAAGNTRALQYVMDGMSIQGCRPGFVDGRNGIIAAAEAVGGEDTCNVWATFARRGLGYSAVQGTSADRNDNVEAFDVPPTCEAPGEGFLSPLSDTALNTVRAGSTTPVRFNLGGDLGAEPLRAAHSPMIQEISCDTREPIQYAITVPTDTTGNRGLSYSRGQDRYQYTWKPADSLAGSCQQMIITLEDGTQHRADFRITG; encoded by the coding sequence GTGACCAGGGACGGCGTGGTCCTGCACGCCGCCGAATCGCTCGTCGCCAACCTCCGGGAGGCCGGAGGCGACGTCGTGCTCGACGCGCCCGACGCGCTCGGCGCCGCGGCGGAGGAGCTGGACCTGGCCCCCCGATCCGCCCGGGTGAAGAGCCGCGCCGGAGGGGCCGAGCAGGAGACCGTCCTGTCCGCCGCCGGCGTCTCGGAGCAGGACGTCCCTGCGCGTCTGGTCTGGCAGCCCACCGAGGACGGGCTCCGCCTGGCCTGGGAGGTCGTCATCGACGAGGAGGGCGCCGCCCACCTGTGGCAGGTCACGGTCGACGCGCAGACCGGGGAGACGCTGGAGGTCCAGGACTGGACCGACCACGACCACGCCGGCCACCTGCAGGGACTGGCCCGAGACCCGATGGCCTTCGCCCACACGGCCTCCGTCCAGCTGCCGACCGGGGTCGCCGACCCCGACGAGTACTCCACACCCACCCCGGTCCAGGACGGCTCCAGCTACCGCGTCTTCGCCTTCCCCAAGGAGAGCCCCAACGACGGGGACCGGTCCGTGGTCTCCAACCCCGCCGACGCGGTGGGTTCGCCCTTCGGATGGCACGACACGGACGGGCAGCCGGGCGCCGAGCACACGACCACGCGGGGCAACAACGCGCACGCCTACACCGACCGGGACAACAACGGCGTGCCGGACCCGGGCAGCGACCCGGACGGCGGCGCGTCGCTGAACTTCGACTTCCCGCTGGACCTGGACGAGCACGCCCTCAACCACGCCGACGCGGCGGTCACCAACCTCTTCTACGCCAACAACGTCATCCACGACGTGCTCCACCGCTACGGCTTCGACGAGGCCGCCGGCAACTTCCAGGTCACCAACTACACCGACGAGGGCGTCGGGGGCGACGACGTCCGGGCCGAGGCGATGGACGGCGGCGGCGTCAACAACGCCAACTTCTCCACCCCGGCGCGCGACGGCGGCCGCCCCCGTATGCAGATGTACCTCTGGCCCGGGGCACAGTTCGGCATGCCGAACGGCGTGACCGTGGGCACGGGTGAGGACGCCACGACCTACGACGCCAACTTCGCCTTCTTCACCCCGGCACCGACCAACGCCGGACTGCCCGGTGAGCCGGTCGTCGTGGAGGACAGCTGCTCGGCCTTCGAGGCACCGGGGGCCATCGTCGTCACCGCCCGCACCTCGAGCTGCGCGCCGGCCACGCAGGTCGCCAACGCCGAGGCCGGCGGGGCGCTCGCCGTGGTCATCAGCCACAACCAGCCGACCAACCCCGACAGCCCGGCACCGCCGCGGCTGACGGGGTCGATGGACCCGGCCGTCGGCATCCCGGCCGTGTCGATCACCCAGGAGGATGGCGTCGCCCTGCGGGAGCAGATCGCCGACGGGGCGAGCGCGGCGTCGGTCCACAAGATCTCGACCCACCCCGGCATCCGCGACGGGGACTACGAGAACGGCATCATCATCCACGAGTACGGCCACGGGGTCTCCAACCGGCTCACCGGCGGTCCGAACATCAACTGTCTCTCCGGCCAGGAGCAGATGGGTGAGGGCTGGAGCGACTACCTGGCGATCACCATGCTCATGGACCCCGCCGTCGACCGGCCCGAGCAGGCCCGAGGCATGGGTCCGTACGCGCTCTTCCAGGACGACCGCAGCGGCAACGGCATCCGCCCGCGGCCGTACTCCCGCAACATGGAGATCCAGCCCTTCACCTACGACCGCATCAGGACCGGTGGCTGGCTCGAGGGGGCGACCCTCGCGGCACCCCACGGTGTCGGTCACGCCTGGGCCGCTACGTTGTGGGACCTCAACTGGGACCTCGTCGACAAGCACGGCTTCAGCCCGAACCTCTACACCGAGTGGGACGCGGCCGGCAACACCCGGGCGCTGCAGTACGTCATGGACGGGATGAGCATCCAGGGCTGCCGCCCCGGCTTCGTCGACGGCCGCAACGGCATCATCGCCGCGGCCGAGGCCGTGGGCGGGGAGGACACCTGCAACGTGTGGGCGACCTTCGCGCGCCGTGGCCTGGGCTACAGCGCGGTCCAGGGCACCTCGGCCGACCGCAACGACAACGTCGAGGCCTTCGACGTGCCGCCGACCTGCGAGGCGCCCGGTGAGGGCTTCCTGAGCCCGCTGTCCGACACCGCCCTCAACACGGTCCGGGCCGGGAGCACCACCCCCGTCCGGTTCAACCTCGGTGGCGACCTCGGCGCCGAGCCGCTGCGCGCGGCGCACTCGCCGATGATCCAGGAGATCAGCTGCGACACCAGGGAGCCGATCCAGTACGCCATCACGGTGCCGACCGACACGACCGGCAACCGGGGCCTGAGCTACAGCCGTGGCCAGGACCGCTACCAGTACACCTGGAAGCCGGCGGACTCCCTCGCGGGCAGCTGCCAGCAGATGATCATCACGCTGGAGGACGGCACGCAGCACCGGGCGGACTTCCGCATCACCGGCTGA
- the arc gene encoding proteasome ATPase produces MTQPSTGSQTSATERHLQQQVRTLTGRLAEAKAHNDQLTSTLTRTREQIVALREDLDAMAAPPLSFGQVLRLVGDGTVDLSVAGRRIRTKVSSEVDTDELRPGREVLLNEAQAVVAVATYERAGEVVICKELLDDERVVVVVRGEDERVCRRAGSLREEKVCVGDALLLDTRNGFVTERIPRPEVAELVLEEVPDISYDDIGGLTGQIEQIRDAVELPFLHHELYEQHQLRAPKGVLLYGPPGCGKTLIAKAVAASLARQSAERRGTGDSRSYFLNIKGPELLNKYVGETERHIRLIFQRAREKSALGDPVVVFFDEMESLFRTRGSGVSSDVETTIVPQLLAEIDGVERLDNVIVIGASNREDMIDPAILRPGRLDVKIKIERPDAEAARDIFTKYLTVDVPLHADELARHGGNREATVAALIDGVVGRMYAVTPENAFLEVTYAGGDREVLYFRDFASGAMIHNIVDRAKKRAIKAWLTDGESGLRAEHLDRAYLDEFKENEDLPNTTNPDDWARISGKKGERITYIRTLVGGAGGVSPGRSVDPGAGQGRHL; encoded by the coding sequence GTGACCCAACCGTCGACCGGCAGCCAGACCAGTGCCACCGAGCGGCACCTGCAGCAGCAGGTCCGCACGCTCACGGGGCGCCTGGCCGAGGCGAAGGCGCACAACGACCAGCTGACGAGCACGCTCACCAGGACGCGGGAGCAGATCGTGGCCCTCCGGGAGGACCTGGACGCGATGGCCGCCCCGCCGTTGTCCTTCGGCCAGGTGCTACGCCTCGTGGGCGACGGCACGGTGGACCTGTCGGTCGCGGGGCGCCGCATCCGGACGAAGGTGTCCTCCGAGGTCGACACCGACGAGCTGCGGCCCGGGCGCGAGGTGTTGCTCAACGAGGCGCAGGCGGTGGTCGCCGTCGCGACCTACGAGCGCGCCGGCGAGGTCGTCATCTGCAAGGAGCTGCTGGACGACGAGCGTGTGGTGGTCGTGGTGCGGGGGGAGGACGAGAGGGTCTGCCGGCGCGCCGGCTCCCTGCGCGAGGAGAAGGTGTGCGTGGGCGACGCCCTCCTCCTAGACACCCGCAACGGTTTCGTCACCGAGCGGATCCCACGACCGGAGGTGGCCGAGCTGGTGCTGGAGGAGGTGCCGGACATCTCCTACGACGACATCGGCGGGCTCACCGGGCAGATCGAGCAGATCCGGGACGCCGTGGAGCTCCCCTTCCTGCACCACGAGCTCTACGAGCAGCACCAGCTGCGGGCTCCGAAGGGCGTGCTGCTCTACGGCCCGCCGGGGTGCGGCAAGACGCTCATCGCCAAGGCGGTCGCGGCCTCCCTGGCCCGGCAGTCGGCGGAGCGACGCGGCACGGGCGACTCCCGCAGCTACTTCCTCAACATCAAAGGTCCCGAGCTGCTCAACAAGTACGTGGGTGAGACCGAGCGGCACATCCGCCTGATCTTCCAGCGGGCCCGCGAGAAGTCGGCCCTCGGCGACCCGGTCGTCGTCTTCTTCGACGAGATGGAGTCGCTCTTCCGCACCCGCGGCTCCGGCGTCTCCTCCGACGTCGAGACCACGATCGTGCCGCAGCTGCTGGCCGAGATCGACGGCGTCGAACGCCTCGACAACGTCATCGTCATCGGCGCCTCCAACCGCGAGGACATGATCGACCCCGCGATCCTGCGGCCCGGCCGCCTCGACGTGAAGATCAAGATCGAGCGCCCCGACGCCGAGGCCGCCCGCGACATCTTCACGAAGTACCTCACCGTCGACGTCCCCCTCCACGCCGACGAGCTGGCCCGGCACGGCGGGAACCGCGAGGCCACGGTGGCGGCGCTCATCGACGGCGTGGTCGGACGGATGTATGCCGTCACCCCCGAGAACGCCTTCCTCGAGGTCACCTACGCCGGTGGTGACCGGGAGGTGCTCTACTTCCGGGACTTCGCGTCCGGCGCGATGATCCACAACATCGTGGACCGGGCCAAGAAGCGCGCGATCAAGGCGTGGCTGACCGACGGGGAGTCGGGCCTGCGGGCCGAACACCTGGACCGGGCCTACCTCGACGAGTTCAAGGAGAACGAGGACCTCCCGAACACCACCAACCCCGACGACTGGGCCCGGATCTCGGGCAAGAAGGGGGAGCGGATCACCTACATCCGCACCCTCGTCGGCGGTGCCGGGGGCGTCTCGCCCGGCCGGTCGGTCGACCCGGGTGCGGGCCAGGGGCGGCACCTGTAG
- a CDS encoding MFS transporter, translated as MRSRGGSDQPAPSGAATTAIILVLALCGTLVSLQQTLVLPLLPDFPEILGTTSDNASWLVTVTLLTAAVGTPIVSRLADMFGKRLMLIICMWAVILGSVIAALSPSLPLVITGRGLAGLGACLVPVGISIMRDHLPADRVGSGVALMSATLGIGGAVGMPLAGVIYQSFDWHALFVVSGGFAVVMLVAVHLVVPESLVKTRGRFDYVGAVLLSVALTCFLLAVSKAGSWGWFSPITLTLLVVAGLVLAAWVPWELRAGQPLVDIRTSMRRTVLLTNTASVLVGFAMFANFLTSTQQVQMPRETGYGFGLSVVSTGLVMLPAGIAMVLMSPVSASLIRRFGPRAILIAGSLLMVAGFVGRSFLHASVVEVMVTSGIASIGTALAFAAMPTLIMRAVPITETASANGLNTLLRSIGTSSASAMVAAVFAASMVTTASGEAAPTFAAYQLIFWAGAAAALGGALITAFIRRPQRVTEDALQRPARAPAGERTEMKPRSELPELLVRGQVVGPQGRPLRQAVATVLQPDGEHVDWGRTDNEGRFALALPHSGRYLLVVSADGWAPQSTLVDLDDEEIEPFTLTRRLLLSGHVLDRGMPLPGAMVSLIRHSGEYVGTTHADTTGTYEIGLPPPGRYVLTAVDHVSGRTRSRALTVHSTSATLDIDLETGIPRPVEPSGSMGRVEA; from the coding sequence ATGCGTTCACGAGGTGGGTCGGACCAGCCGGCCCCGTCCGGTGCTGCCACCACCGCCATCATCCTGGTCCTGGCCCTGTGCGGGACCCTGGTCTCCCTGCAGCAGACCCTGGTCCTGCCGCTGCTGCCGGACTTCCCCGAGATCCTGGGCACGACGAGCGACAACGCGTCCTGGCTGGTGACGGTCACCCTCCTCACCGCGGCCGTGGGCACGCCCATCGTCTCGCGCCTGGCCGACATGTTCGGCAAGCGGCTGATGCTCATCATCTGCATGTGGGCGGTCATCCTCGGCTCCGTCATCGCCGCGCTCAGCCCGAGCCTGCCCCTGGTGATCACCGGGCGCGGCCTCGCCGGCCTCGGCGCCTGCCTGGTGCCGGTCGGCATCAGCATCATGCGCGACCACCTGCCCGCGGACCGGGTGGGCTCCGGCGTCGCGCTCATGTCTGCCACCCTCGGGATCGGGGGAGCAGTCGGTATGCCGCTCGCCGGGGTCATCTACCAGTCCTTCGACTGGCACGCGCTCTTCGTCGTCTCGGGGGGCTTCGCGGTGGTCATGCTGGTGGCCGTCCACCTCGTGGTGCCCGAGTCGCTGGTCAAGACCCGCGGCCGCTTCGACTACGTGGGCGCGGTGCTGCTGTCGGTGGCCCTGACCTGCTTCCTGCTGGCCGTGAGCAAGGCCGGGAGCTGGGGCTGGTTCTCACCCATCACCCTCACCCTGCTCGTCGTGGCCGGTCTGGTCCTGGCCGCGTGGGTCCCCTGGGAGCTGCGCGCCGGGCAGCCCCTCGTGGACATCCGCACCTCGATGCGGCGCACGGTGCTGCTGACCAACACCGCCTCCGTGCTCGTGGGGTTCGCGATGTTCGCCAACTTCCTCACCTCCACCCAGCAGGTGCAGATGCCCCGGGAGACCGGCTACGGCTTCGGGCTGTCGGTCGTGTCGACCGGTCTGGTCATGCTTCCCGCCGGCATCGCCATGGTGCTGATGTCGCCGGTGTCCGCCTCGCTCATCCGCCGCTTCGGGCCGCGGGCGATCCTGATCGCCGGGTCGCTGCTCATGGTCGCCGGCTTCGTGGGGCGGTCCTTCCTCCACGCCTCGGTGGTCGAGGTCATGGTGACCTCCGGCATCGCCTCGATCGGGACGGCGCTGGCCTTCGCCGCGATGCCCACGCTCATCATGCGGGCGGTGCCGATCACGGAGACGGCCTCGGCCAACGGCCTCAACACCCTGCTGCGCTCGATCGGGACCTCGTCGGCCTCGGCCATGGTGGCCGCGGTCTTCGCCGCCTCGATGGTCACCACCGCGAGCGGGGAGGCGGCGCCGACGTTCGCCGCATACCAGCTCATCTTCTGGGCCGGCGCGGCCGCCGCCCTGGGCGGCGCCCTCATCACGGCCTTCATCCGGCGCCCGCAGCGGGTCACCGAGGACGCCCTGCAGCGGCCCGCCCGTGCACCGGCCGGGGAGCGGACGGAGATGAAGCCCCGCTCGGAGCTGCCGGAGCTGCTCGTGCGGGGGCAGGTCGTCGGTCCGCAGGGTCGTCCGCTGCGCCAGGCGGTGGCCACCGTCCTGCAGCCCGACGGCGAGCACGTCGACTGGGGTCGGACGGACAACGAGGGCAGGTTCGCCCTGGCCCTGCCGCACTCGGGGCGCTACCTGCTCGTGGTCTCCGCCGACGGGTGGGCGCCGCAGTCCACCCTGGTCGACCTCGACGACGAGGAGATCGAGCCCTTCACCCTCACCCGGCGCCTGCTGCTCTCGGGTCACGTCCTGGACCGGGGGATGCCGCTGCCCGGCGCCATGGTCTCGCTCATCCGCCACTCGGGGGAGTACGTCGGCACCACCCACGCGGACACCACCGGCACCTACGAGATCGGCCTGCCCCCGCCGGGCCGCTACGTCCTCACGGCGGTCGACCACGTGAGCGGACGGACCCGGTCGCGGGCGCTCACGGTGCACTCCACGTCCGCCACGCTCGACATCGACCTGGAGACGGGGATCCCTCGTCCGGTGGAGCCGAGCGGCTCGATGGGGAGGGTCGAGGCGTGA
- a CDS encoding TetR/AcrR family transcriptional regulator — translation MTTPQTEGARERRDLVLVAARRLFGERGYAAVTIREIAAEAGVSPALVMKVGGSKEQLFALAAPTEPVPLDPDVPLAGLGELLVRRMVDRRASEAAEPWLRALTLLHSAPDPAAARRDFRERFLGRFPQEGEAGRHTDEVACLLVGLAAGLRSLRLLEPGSTDEEALVREYGAFVQLALDRMDRMAGSTP, via the coding sequence GTGACCACGCCCCAGACCGAGGGGGCCCGGGAACGGCGGGACCTGGTGCTGGTCGCCGCCCGACGGCTCTTCGGGGAGCGCGGGTATGCCGCGGTGACGATCCGTGAGATCGCGGCCGAGGCGGGTGTCTCGCCGGCGCTCGTCATGAAGGTGGGGGGCTCCAAGGAGCAGCTCTTCGCCCTCGCGGCCCCCACCGAGCCCGTCCCGCTCGACCCGGACGTCCCGCTGGCGGGCCTGGGCGAGCTGCTGGTGCGACGCATGGTCGACCGGCGGGCGTCCGAGGCCGCCGAGCCGTGGTTGCGGGCGCTGACCCTGCTCCACAGCGCGCCCGACCCCGCGGCGGCCCGACGGGACTTCCGCGAGCGTTTCCTGGGGCGCTTCCCGCAGGAGGGCGAGGCGGGACGGCATACCGACGAGGTCGCCTGCCTCCTCGTGGGACTCGCCGCCGGGCTGCGTTCCCTCCGGCTCCTGGAGCCGGGGTCGACCGACGAGGAGGCGCTCGTGCGGGAGTACGGCGCCTTCGTCCAGCTGGCCCTGGACCGGATGGACCGGATGGCAGGATCGACGCCATGA
- a CDS encoding integrase core domain-containing protein, with protein sequence MPRNEPVDPRVRLAITQWPEDAPRGSVSTFCIEHGISRKTFYEIRRRALVEGPAAALEPRSRRPRASPSRITDEVKEQAIGVRAALERSGLDHGPISVHDKMHAMGLDPVPSTASLARIFREAGVARLEPRKKPRSAWRRFVYPAPNACWQLDGTEYVLTGGRRCVILQLIDDHSRYALASRVAWGETSEAAIAVFDKAVAAHGVPQRLLTDNGAALNPTRQGHIGQLVEHAAVLGVEAITGKPGRPTTQGKNERFHQTLFRYLDKQPLARTLEELQAQVDAFDRIYNTERGHQGLPGRITPQAAWEATPKAEPPRPRPLRPLFERPDRTHRPAPRQLRPAHLPHGTVVRTLSSNGTFALDSVTYMVTALHAFARVLVTTDEDRVIVTDTHGEVLAERTRPAPGIKYVGNGRRRGTQPKNPPSPKS encoded by the coding sequence ATGCCCAGGAACGAGCCTGTCGATCCCCGCGTCCGTCTCGCGATCACGCAGTGGCCCGAGGACGCGCCTCGCGGGTCGGTGAGCACCTTCTGCATCGAGCACGGCATCTCGCGCAAGACGTTCTACGAGATCCGTCGACGCGCGCTGGTGGAGGGGCCGGCGGCAGCGTTGGAGCCCAGGTCTCGGCGCCCGAGGGCGAGCCCTTCCAGGATCACCGATGAGGTGAAGGAGCAGGCGATCGGGGTGCGGGCAGCGCTGGAACGTTCCGGGCTGGACCACGGGCCGATCAGCGTGCACGACAAGATGCACGCGATGGGCCTGGACCCGGTGCCCTCGACGGCGTCGCTGGCGCGGATCTTCCGCGAGGCTGGGGTCGCGAGGCTGGAGCCGAGGAAGAAGCCGCGCTCGGCGTGGCGACGCTTCGTCTACCCGGCGCCGAACGCGTGCTGGCAGCTGGACGGGACTGAGTACGTGCTGACCGGGGGCCGCCGGTGCGTGATCCTGCAGCTCATCGATGACCACTCCCGTTACGCCCTGGCCTCGCGTGTGGCCTGGGGTGAGACCAGCGAGGCGGCGATCGCGGTCTTTGACAAGGCCGTGGCCGCCCATGGGGTACCGCAGCGGCTGCTCACCGACAACGGGGCCGCGTTGAACCCCACCCGCCAGGGTCACATCGGTCAGCTCGTCGAGCACGCCGCAGTCCTGGGCGTGGAGGCGATCACCGGCAAGCCCGGCAGGCCGACCACCCAGGGCAAGAACGAACGTTTCCACCAGACCCTGTTCCGCTACCTGGACAAGCAACCCCTGGCGCGCACCTTGGAGGAGCTGCAGGCCCAGGTCGATGCCTTCGACCGCATCTACAACACCGAAAGAGGCCACCAGGGGCTGCCCGGGCGGATCACGCCCCAGGCAGCGTGGGAGGCCACACCGAAGGCGGAGCCACCACGTCCCCGACCCTTGCGACCGTTGTTCGAGCGGCCCGACCGGACCCACCGGCCCGCCCCACGCCAGCTCCGCCCGGCCCACCTGCCGCACGGGACCGTCGTGCGCACGCTCAGCTCGAACGGAACCTTCGCCCTCGACTCGGTCACCTACATGGTCACCGCCCTGCACGCGTTCGCCCGCGTGCTGGTCACCACCGACGAGGACCGGGTCATCGTCACCGACACCCATGGGGAGGTCCTGGCCGAGCGGACCCGACCCGCACCCGGCATCAAGTACGTCGGCAACGGACGACGCAGAGGCACCCAGCCCAAGAACCCTCCGTCACCGAAGTCCTGA